A genomic segment from Halomonas sp. TA22 encodes:
- a CDS encoding heme biosynthesis HemY N-terminal domain-containing protein, with the protein MRKLILLIVIGLALGALFGQLMVSVPGYWLIRVGDTSVQTSFWFGLILLLAAFMVLHFTLRIFSRMRRPVSRLKLWNSRTRNRNAMKRTVKGLVALAEGRWKRAEKSLVKAADDSSTPLVNYLSAALAAHYQGRYEQADTLLKRAHLSTEGADSAVGMFQAQLMLDRQQFEEALAILTRLDNQVPGHPQVLKLLKQAYLSVNDWDGLRRLTPRLASQQLIAQEERHTLEQRAYRELLIDAARSPNDVERARNLWADMPDYLRGDVELVVLYAEALVRGGEEAIAERLLRHSLKEHWDSRLVLRYGLLNVDAARQLVYAEKWLQERPNDPDLLLTLGRLSLRNAYWGKAQEYFEASQRQRPSGVVCAELARLYANLGEHNKSQLYYRQSVELLDKSLPSLPQPSDDNP; encoded by the coding sequence ATGAGAAAGCTGATCCTCCTGATCGTCATCGGGCTGGCGCTCGGGGCGCTGTTCGGTCAATTGATGGTATCGGTGCCTGGCTACTGGCTGATCCGGGTCGGCGATACCTCGGTGCAGACCTCCTTCTGGTTCGGCCTGATACTACTGTTGGCCGCCTTCATGGTGCTTCACTTCACGTTACGCATCTTCAGCCGCATGCGCCGCCCGGTGAGTCGGCTCAAGTTGTGGAATAGCCGCACACGCAATCGCAACGCCATGAAGCGTACCGTCAAGGGGCTGGTGGCACTGGCCGAAGGGCGCTGGAAGCGCGCCGAAAAGTCGCTGGTCAAGGCTGCCGACGACTCCAGCACGCCGCTGGTCAACTACCTATCTGCTGCTCTGGCGGCGCACTACCAGGGTCGCTACGAGCAGGCCGATACCCTGCTCAAGCGCGCCCATCTCTCCACCGAAGGCGCCGACAGCGCGGTGGGCATGTTTCAGGCCCAGTTGATGCTCGACCGTCAGCAGTTCGAGGAGGCCCTGGCCATTTTGACCCGGCTCGACAATCAGGTCCCTGGCCATCCTCAGGTGTTGAAGCTGCTCAAGCAAGCTTATCTCAGCGTCAATGACTGGGACGGCTTGCGCCGCCTCACGCCGCGGCTCGCTTCCCAGCAGCTGATTGCCCAGGAGGAGCGCCACACCCTCGAGCAGCGCGCCTACCGCGAGCTGCTGATCGATGCGGCGCGCAGCCCCAACGATGTGGAGCGTGCGCGCAACTTATGGGCAGACATGCCGGACTACCTGCGTGGCGATGTCGAGCTGGTGGTGTTATATGCCGAAGCGCTAGTGCGCGGTGGCGAGGAGGCGATCGCCGAGCGCTTGCTGCGCCACTCGCTCAAGGAGCACTGGGATTCTCGGCTGGTGCTGCGCTATGGCCTGCTCAACGTGGATGCGGCGCGTCAGCTGGTCTATGCCGAGAAATGGCTGCAGGAGCGGCCCAACGATCCGGACCTGCTGTTAACTCTGGGTCGGCTGTCGCTACGCAATGCATACTGGGGCAAGGCCCAGGAGTACTTCGAGGCAAGCCAGCGTCAGCGCCCGAGCGGTGTGGTATGTGCCGAGCTGGCTCGGCTGTATGCCAACCTGGGTGAGCACAACAAAAGCCAACTCTACTATCGTCAGAGCGTGGAGCTGCTCGACAAATCGCTCCCCTCACTTCCCCAGCCCAGCGACGACAATCCCTGA
- a CDS encoding CNNM domain-containing protein, with protein sequence MAFLLGEAYIAIDSAIMTVLIRVLSEILPKTLGATDWWAMTPSLPPILKFMIVIMGPFIWLTELINNRLGKSKTDIVHNMRTYAKQKWLKRLKRDEPTR encoded by the coding sequence GTGGCCTTCCTGCTCGGCGAAGCCTACATTGCCATCGACTCGGCGATCATGACCGTACTAATCCGGGTACTGTCAGAAATCCTCCCGAAGACCTTGGGCGCGACTGATTGGTGGGCAATGACTCCATCTCTCCCACCAATTCTGAAATTCATGATCGTCATTATGGGTCCTTTCATCTGGCTGACTGAACTCATTAACAACCGGCTTGGGAAGTCGAAGACCGATATCGTTCATAATATGCGCACTTACGCCAAGCAGAAATGGTTGAAGCGCCTCAAACGCGATGAGCCGACTCGCTGA
- a CDS encoding potassium/proton antiporter yields the protein MDSINTLFLLSGFLLALSILASRLSSLFGLPLLVIFLALGMLAGEQGVLGIRFDDYSMAFIIGHLALALILLDGGLRTRLSTFRAAFKPAMSLATVGVFLTAGITGLIAMWIFNLSLIEGLLIGAIVGSTDAAAVFSMLNGQGVNINERVSATLEIESGTNDPMAIFLTIMLIELLVGDMGGILDTLLFLVQQFGVGMAIGVVGGLLAARLIRWVDLAAGLYALLALALGFCVFGLTSHLGGSGFLAIYLTGLMIGNQPGKHLNFILPVNDGLAWLSQIGLFLVLGLLVNPADLLEYALPASIVGLALIFVARPLAVLISVKPFFKFRWHEIGFISWVGLRGAVPIVLAIFPVIGGVEDASLYFNAAFAVVLMSLLIQGGTISLMARWMKVEVPPGVEPNHRGPLGILPENDYEMYVYRVENPTLNDAPIRMLRFPSGALISALFREHTMLHPKGSTRLQLEDVVCVIGRNEDLPALNRLFSGEARLKKTQEFFGPFTINAEAKLVDIAQAYGLSITPGEGELLLGEFIATRVGGHPVVGDNVSWHGIHWVVSEVQGDKVVKVGVRFY from the coding sequence ATGGATTCCATCAATACTCTTTTTCTCCTCAGCGGCTTTCTTCTTGCGCTGAGCATTCTGGCCAGCCGACTCTCGTCGCTATTCGGCCTGCCGCTGCTGGTCATCTTTCTCGCCCTGGGAATGCTGGCTGGCGAACAGGGCGTGCTGGGCATTCGCTTCGACGACTATTCGATGGCCTTCATCATCGGCCATCTGGCCCTGGCCCTGATCCTGCTGGATGGCGGGCTACGTACACGACTCTCTACCTTTCGTGCCGCTTTCAAGCCCGCAATGTCCTTGGCCACCGTCGGGGTTTTTCTGACCGCTGGCATCACCGGGCTGATCGCCATGTGGATCTTCAACCTCAGCCTGATCGAGGGGTTGCTGATAGGGGCCATCGTCGGTTCGACCGACGCGGCCGCGGTGTTCTCGATGCTCAATGGCCAAGGCGTAAATATTAACGAGCGTGTCAGCGCCACCTTGGAAATCGAATCCGGCACCAACGATCCCATGGCGATCTTCCTCACCATCATGCTCATTGAGCTATTGGTAGGGGATATGGGTGGGATCCTAGACACCTTGCTATTCCTGGTGCAACAGTTCGGGGTCGGCATGGCAATCGGGGTAGTTGGTGGCTTACTGGCCGCCCGCCTGATCCGCTGGGTGGACTTGGCCGCAGGGCTCTACGCGCTGCTCGCCTTGGCTTTGGGCTTCTGCGTATTCGGCCTGACCAGCCACTTGGGGGGTAGCGGTTTCCTGGCCATCTATCTCACCGGCTTGATGATCGGCAACCAGCCGGGCAAACATCTCAACTTCATTCTTCCTGTGAACGATGGCCTGGCCTGGCTGAGCCAGATCGGCCTCTTCCTGGTGCTGGGGTTGCTGGTCAATCCGGCCGACCTGCTCGAGTACGCGCTACCAGCCTCGATCGTCGGTCTGGCACTGATCTTCGTGGCTCGCCCATTGGCCGTTCTCATATCGGTCAAACCGTTCTTCAAGTTCCGTTGGCATGAAATCGGTTTCATCTCCTGGGTGGGCCTTCGAGGTGCGGTTCCCATCGTACTGGCGATCTTCCCTGTCATTGGCGGCGTCGAGGATGCCTCACTCTATTTCAATGCCGCCTTCGCTGTCGTACTAATGTCGCTATTGATCCAGGGAGGCACCATCTCCTTGATGGCCCGCTGGATGAAAGTGGAGGTACCTCCCGGTGTTGAGCCCAATCATCGTGGCCCCCTTGGCATCCTGCCCGAGAACGACTATGAGATGTATGTCTATCGAGTCGAGAACCCGACCCTGAATGATGCGCCGATCCGCATGCTCCGCTTCCCATCGGGTGCCTTGATCTCTGCCCTCTTCCGCGAACACACCATGTTGCACCCCAAGGGCAGCACCCGGCTACAGTTAGAGGATGTGGTCTGTGTCATCGGACGCAACGAGGATCTGCCCGCCTTAAACCGGCTGTTCAGCGGAGAAGCGCGGCTCAAGAAGACACAAGAATTCTTTGGTCCCTTCACCATCAATGCCGAAGCCAAGCTGGTGGATATTGCTCAAGCCTATGGTCTGTCGATCACGCCCGGGGAGGGGGAACTGTTATTAGGAGAGTTCATTGCCACACGCGTCGGCGGCCATCCCGTGGTAGGCGATAATGTGAGTTGGCACGGCATCCACTGGGTGGTCAGCGAAGTGCAGGGCGACAAGGTCGTCAAGGTGGGCGTACGCTTCTACTGA
- a CDS encoding mechanosensitive ion channel domain-containing protein, with protein MLYPRHLFLLLSGLLVALLLTCLPAQAQQPDPPPDSPAYSTLADLLENDTSRNRLIEELRGLAQQESVAGLEGNISAEAIIASRQAAQEVSLPRRLAEATSSIASYAGSQFTNMVSAIDALFRGQPGDGAFDLDGLITATINLALVIIATFALFLGFRRLARQVFTRLNQWSLQSGGMTPLVRLVLAVAMAAVVDVLVVALAYVGGNLLATFVIGETGELSIRASLFLNAFLIIELFKAAVRMLFSSRYDRLRLLPISSEEASYWNRWIARLIGIVGYGLMAVVPLINAYLSPALGEAVGTLLMLGAFFYGVTFVLTNRLKLRHGLEAIAERSSLGATRFSLQLLAHIWHWLAILYFLMVLVITLARPADALPFVMQASLYTILLAGAGILISSLLTQTIGHHITLSDDLRRKLPLLEPRLNSYIPNALRFIRFVILAIVVMLVLNVWGVFNLAAWYASDLGRTIVGRTISVAVILMLAVTAWLALASLIEHKLNPETGTGEPDPRAKTLLSLFRNALAIALVTMTLMIVLAQVGINIGPLIAGAGVLGLAIGFGAQRLVQDIITGIFIQIENAMNTGDVVTAGGITGTAERLSIRSVGIRDLSGTYHIVPFSSVDTVSNFMRDFGYHVGEYGIAYRENIDEAIIALREAFDELAADEEHKMNIVAPLEVAGVVALGNSSVNIRVRIKAKPGTHWGIGRAYNRLVKLHFDAKGIEIPFPHTTLYFGQDKTGSAPPANLRVMQQNFTIDGSPAGQPKAAGSQTDDRFDPRARPNPKTGENFDED; from the coding sequence GTGCTGTATCCACGTCACCTCTTCCTGCTGCTAAGCGGGCTATTGGTCGCCCTACTGCTGACCTGCCTCCCCGCTCAGGCTCAGCAGCCCGATCCGCCCCCCGATTCTCCGGCCTACTCCACTCTGGCCGATCTGCTAGAAAACGATACGTCGCGCAACCGACTCATAGAAGAGCTGCGTGGTCTGGCCCAACAGGAGAGCGTTGCCGGGCTCGAGGGCAATATTTCCGCCGAGGCGATAATTGCCAGCCGCCAGGCAGCCCAGGAGGTCTCGCTTCCTCGACGGCTGGCCGAAGCCACCAGCAGCATCGCCAGTTACGCTGGCAGTCAGTTCACCAACATGGTCTCCGCCATCGATGCCTTGTTCCGGGGCCAGCCCGGCGACGGAGCGTTCGATCTGGATGGGCTGATCACGGCGACGATCAACCTAGCGCTGGTGATCATCGCCACCTTCGCGCTCTTCCTCGGCTTCCGCCGCCTGGCCAGGCAGGTGTTTACCCGCCTCAATCAGTGGTCGCTGCAGAGCGGCGGCATGACGCCCTTGGTGCGCCTGGTCCTGGCCGTCGCCATGGCGGCGGTCGTCGACGTGCTGGTCGTCGCGCTCGCCTATGTCGGCGGTAACTTGCTCGCCACCTTCGTCATCGGCGAGACCGGCGAGCTCTCGATCCGTGCCTCGCTGTTCCTCAATGCCTTCCTCATCATCGAGCTGTTCAAGGCGGCGGTGCGCATGCTTTTCTCGTCGCGTTACGACCGGCTGCGCTTGCTGCCCATCTCCTCCGAGGAAGCCTCCTACTGGAATCGCTGGATCGCGCGGCTGATCGGTATCGTCGGCTACGGTCTGATGGCGGTGGTACCGCTGATCAATGCCTATCTATCTCCCGCTCTGGGCGAGGCGGTCGGTACCCTGCTGATGCTCGGTGCCTTCTTCTACGGCGTGACCTTCGTACTCACGAACCGGCTCAAGCTTCGTCATGGCCTCGAGGCGATCGCCGAACGCTCCAGCCTCGGCGCCACCCGCTTTTCGCTGCAGTTGCTGGCCCATATCTGGCATTGGCTGGCGATTCTCTATTTCCTGATGGTGCTGGTCATCACGCTGGCCCGCCCCGCGGACGCGCTGCCCTTCGTCATGCAGGCCTCGCTCTACACCATCCTCCTGGCGGGAGCCGGCATCCTCATCTCCAGTCTGCTGACCCAGACGATCGGCCACCACATCACGCTCTCCGATGACCTGCGGCGCAAGCTGCCGCTGCTGGAACCCCGATTGAACTCCTATATCCCCAATGCGCTGCGCTTCATCCGCTTCGTCATCCTGGCCATTGTCGTCATGCTGGTGCTGAACGTCTGGGGCGTCTTCAATCTCGCCGCCTGGTACGCCTCCGACCTGGGCCGCACCATCGTCGGCAGGACCATCAGTGTCGCGGTGATCCTGATGCTGGCGGTCACCGCGTGGCTGGCGCTCGCCAGTCTGATCGAGCACAAGCTCAACCCCGAAACGGGGACCGGCGAGCCCGACCCGCGCGCCAAGACACTGCTCTCGCTGTTTCGCAATGCCTTGGCGATCGCTCTGGTCACCATGACGCTGATGATCGTGCTCGCGCAGGTCGGCATCAACATCGGGCCGCTCATCGCCGGTGCCGGTGTACTGGGGCTGGCGATCGGCTTCGGTGCCCAGAGGCTGGTCCAGGACATCATCACCGGGATCTTCATTCAGATCGAAAATGCCATGAATACCGGCGACGTGGTCACGGCCGGCGGCATCACCGGAACCGCGGAACGCCTCAGCATCCGCTCGGTAGGCATTCGCGACCTGTCGGGAACCTACCATATCGTCCCCTTCTCGAGTGTCGACACGGTGTCCAACTTCATGCGCGACTTCGGTTACCACGTCGGTGAATACGGTATCGCCTATCGCGAGAACATCGACGAGGCCATCATCGCCCTGCGCGAGGCCTTCGACGAGCTGGCCGCCGACGAGGAACACAAGATGAATATCGTCGCGCCGCTGGAGGTGGCGGGGGTCGTCGCGCTGGGCAACAGTTCGGTGAATATTCGCGTGCGCATCAAGGCCAAGCCAGGCACCCATTGGGGCATTGGTCGCGCCTACAACCGGCTGGTAAAGCTGCACTTCGACGCCAAGGGCATCGAGATACCCTTCCCGCATACCACGCTCTACTTCGGCCAGGACAAGACCGGCTCGGCACCGCCCGCCAATCTGCGCGTCATGCAGCAAAACTTCACTATCGACGGAAGCCCCGCCGGCCAGCCGAAAGCGGCCGGCAGCCAAACGGATGACCGCTTCGATCCCCGCGCCAGACCCAACCCAAAGACCGGGGAGAACTTCGACGAGGATTGA
- a CDS encoding CrcB family protein: MPTTLGPLLVVTIGGALGGVLRVWLTARITARWGEGFPWGTLAVNTSGALLLGLLVGVTDATPAGAVTGLWLLLAVGVLGSYTTVSSFSLQSLALLQGMRPWQGVANVAASLGGCLLAAAVGIGTGQWLVSLLAGGNM, translated from the coding sequence ATGCCAACAACGCTAGGCCCACTGCTAGTGGTGACAATAGGCGGTGCCTTGGGGGGAGTGCTGAGAGTCTGGCTGACAGCACGCATCACTGCTCGCTGGGGGGAGGGCTTTCCCTGGGGCACTCTTGCTGTCAATACCAGTGGTGCCCTTCTGCTCGGCCTGCTGGTGGGGGTGACGGATGCGACTCCGGCCGGGGCGGTAACCGGGCTATGGCTGCTGCTGGCGGTCGGCGTGCTCGGCAGCTATACCACGGTCTCCTCCTTCAGCCTGCAGAGCCTTGCGCTACTGCAGGGTATGCGGCCCTGGCAGGGGGTGGCCAATGTGGCGGCATCGCTTGGTGGTTGCCTGCTCGCCGCTGCCGTGGGTATCGGCACAGGCCAATGGCTCGTGTCGTTGCTGGCGGGAGGCAACATGTGA
- the crcB gene encoding fluoride efflux transporter CrcB: MSDTQRFYAAVALGSALGAIARYLVSIGLLSLLGPGYPWGTLVANVLGSVLIGLVSVCTQEGGRFRSSPLLRQFLMAGFCGGFTTFSIFSLEVVSLADQGEWRQAAGYVVLSLGLWMGGVVSGVRLGTRLNRRHAQASCGE; encoded by the coding sequence GTGAGCGACACGCAACGTTTCTATGCCGCCGTCGCGCTGGGCAGCGCCCTGGGCGCCATTGCCCGCTACCTGGTATCGATCGGGCTTCTCTCCCTGCTGGGGCCTGGTTACCCTTGGGGTACCCTTGTGGCGAACGTGCTGGGGTCGGTGTTGATCGGCCTGGTATCGGTGTGTACTCAGGAGGGTGGGCGCTTTCGATCATCACCGCTATTGCGTCAGTTTCTGATGGCGGGATTTTGCGGTGGCTTCACCACCTTCTCCATCTTCAGCCTGGAAGTGGTAAGCCTGGCGGATCAGGGCGAGTGGCGGCAGGCAGCGGGGTATGTCGTGCTGTCACTAGGACTGTGGATGGGCGGCGTGGTGTCTGGCGTACGCCTAGGCACTCGCTTGAACCGCCGCCACGCCCAAGCTTCCTGCGGGGAGTAG
- a CDS encoding ATP-dependent zinc protease yields MYKEIWSSVLAGALLMGTSLASAEEEKVFGWVERASVEPWGVVVKAKLDSGALTSSLDARDIEIFEKEGEEWVRFRLELDDESSDETLSEVLERPLYRDLTVRGAGGRSERQVVLMEICLGDTIYEEQFGLRDRSEMLYPLLLGRRTIEHLGLLDVKNTFLIDPECGEDAEVKRYTSDDEDA; encoded by the coding sequence ATGTATAAGGAAATATGGAGTTCGGTTCTCGCCGGTGCGCTGCTGATGGGTACAAGCCTGGCAAGCGCAGAGGAGGAGAAGGTGTTTGGCTGGGTGGAGAGGGCCTCGGTCGAGCCTTGGGGCGTGGTGGTCAAGGCCAAGCTCGACAGCGGCGCATTGACATCATCGCTGGATGCTCGCGATATCGAGATTTTCGAGAAGGAGGGAGAGGAGTGGGTACGCTTCCGCCTCGAGCTCGATGACGAGAGCAGCGATGAGACGCTCTCCGAAGTGCTCGAACGTCCGCTCTATCGCGATCTCACCGTGCGAGGCGCAGGTGGCCGCTCCGAGCGTCAGGTGGTACTGATGGAAATCTGCCTGGGCGATACGATTTATGAAGAACAGTTTGGCCTGCGCGATCGCAGCGAGATGCTCTATCCTCTACTGCTTGGACGTCGCACTATCGAACACCTGGGGCTACTGGATGTGAAGAACACTTTCTTGATCGACCCCGAGTGCGGCGAGGATGCCGAGGTCAAGCGCTATACCTCGGATGACGAGGACGCCTGA
- a CDS encoding transposase, which yields MDETAFRRGQRYITVFLDMQCQQETMIFDVPGHGKADITAFSAFQAEHGGAQDNVVEVGSDMSQAFLIGVTENPYLLT from the coding sequence GTGGACGAAACAGCCTTTCGACGAGGTCAGCGCTATATCACGGTGTTCCTCGACATGCAGTGTCAGCAGGAAACGATGATCTTCGACGTTCCTGGGCATGGCAAGGCCGACATCACAGCATTCAGCGCCTTCCAGGCGGAGCATGGCGGCGCCCAAGACAATGTGGTCGAGGTGGGCAGCGACATGTCTCAGGCCTTCTTGATCGGCGTGACCGAAAATCCCTATCTGTTAACGTAG
- a CDS encoding AAA family ATPase, translated as MKVFYQAGRGWKQSPMLPHEWGDAVVLSYNNWDDYSYRTTLNAAVFVNGDKIFSFAIKIMIEDVDDTAIYLEEISNESWDGEFPIPNKEYISVPSDVDFYSALLGKLEAKKAKEVLLNLRDAGYLEKIENDPSIESLVKDDKFITSLLREAGAKKAYRDGWRIFEEHGDSSISDFTLNIRTREGSVQPVNFMFNSAVLPYDINVLIGANGVGKSHCIKSLVEYWLGIDSGSKTELERLDHVPFDGFPNLSKLILVSYSPFENFVLDIEDENLIEKNAYKYFGFKKRLEQDGVEKIRVNHNLPATDSVTSLIKALKDDEKLGFMPNWIGKFNVISTVLKEALGCEKLAVKLKDGLDENNPFLPEYLFKMGGEQYLELDRKTHEELSFDIIDYEDRIDYREGVVFVRQGKKIELSSGQRLFCYIVINIAGEIRRDSLVVIDEPELFLHPTFEIKFISMLKKVLSSFKSKAILATHSLTIAREIPTKCVHVFHEIEDGLLVTSPPFETFGGDMQRISSYVFGDSSLSKPFDEWLEEKLIEYGSAKRVIDELGEEINEEIIMKLTGLEEGNGK; from the coding sequence TTGAAAGTTTTTTACCAGGCGGGAAGAGGTTGGAAGCAATCACCTATGCTCCCACATGAATGGGGCGATGCTGTTGTTCTGTCTTATAACAACTGGGATGATTATTCGTACAGAACAACCCTTAATGCTGCAGTATTTGTAAATGGAGATAAAATCTTTTCTTTTGCTATAAAAATAATGATTGAAGATGTAGATGACACAGCGATATACCTTGAGGAGATTTCTAACGAGAGCTGGGATGGGGAGTTTCCAATTCCGAACAAAGAATATATATCCGTTCCAAGTGACGTGGACTTTTATTCAGCTCTCCTCGGAAAGCTTGAGGCAAAAAAGGCAAAAGAAGTTCTTCTTAATCTCAGGGATGCTGGCTATTTAGAAAAAATTGAAAATGACCCATCAATAGAAAGCCTTGTGAAAGATGATAAATTTATAACATCTCTATTAAGAGAAGCAGGTGCGAAAAAGGCATATAGAGATGGCTGGCGAATATTCGAAGAGCACGGCGACTCATCAATAAGCGACTTCACTCTTAATATTAGGACGAGAGAGGGCAGCGTACAGCCTGTCAATTTCATGTTTAACTCTGCAGTTCTTCCGTATGACATTAATGTACTTATTGGTGCGAATGGAGTTGGCAAGTCTCATTGCATTAAATCTTTGGTTGAGTACTGGCTTGGCATTGATAGTGGAAGCAAGACTGAACTTGAACGTTTAGATCATGTCCCTTTTGATGGATTCCCTAACTTATCAAAACTTATACTCGTTTCTTATAGCCCATTTGAGAACTTTGTTCTAGATATTGAAGATGAAAATTTAATTGAGAAGAATGCTTATAAATATTTTGGTTTTAAGAAAAGACTTGAGCAAGATGGCGTGGAAAAAATCCGCGTTAACCACAATTTACCGGCGACCGATTCGGTGACCTCCCTGATCAAAGCACTTAAAGATGATGAAAAGCTTGGCTTTATGCCTAACTGGATAGGCAAATTTAATGTTATTAGCACTGTTTTGAAAGAAGCTTTAGGCTGCGAAAAGCTGGCTGTAAAGCTTAAAGACGGCCTTGATGAAAACAATCCTTTCCTCCCGGAATACTTATTTAAGATGGGCGGCGAGCAGTATTTAGAACTAGACAGAAAAACACACGAAGAGCTAAGCTTTGACATAATTGATTATGAAGATAGGATCGATTACAGGGAAGGCGTTGTCTTTGTCAGGCAAGGTAAAAAAATTGAACTTAGCTCAGGCCAGAGGCTGTTTTGCTACATAGTTATTAACATTGCTGGAGAGATAAGAAGGGATAGTTTGGTCGTTATTGATGAGCCCGAACTTTTTCTCCACCCTACATTTGAAATTAAATTTATATCAATGCTAAAAAAAGTATTGTCCTCATTTAAGTCAAAAGCAATACTTGCCACTCATTCGCTAACTATCGCAAGAGAGATCCCAACTAAGTGCGTGCATGTTTTCCACGAGATAGAAGATGGATTGCTTGTAACCTCACCCCCTTTCGAGACATTCGGGGGAGATATGCAAAGGATATCTTCATATGTTTTTGGTGACTCCTCCTTGAGCAAACCTTTTGACGAGTGGCTTGAAGAAAAACTTATCGAATATGGTAGTGCCAAGAGGGTTATTGATGAACTAGGGGAAGAGATTAACGAAGAGATAATAATGAAACTGACTGGCTTGGAGGAAGGAAATGGTAAGTAA